Sequence from the Streptomyces sp. NBC_00358 genome:
GCTGTGTTCTGCGCACCGGGGCGGCGAGTCTCGACGTCATGGTCATTCACGTGATGCTGATGGGTTTCGAGTTCGAGGTCCTCGAACCCGCCGAGCTCGGCGACGCGATCAGAACGGCCCGGGACCTGCTGTCCCGGGCACTGGAGAGGCCGGGTCCCGGGGGTCCGCCCGACGCCGCCCGCGTCCCGTGAAGGGCACCGCGGGGGCCGACTGGAGCCGTGCGGGGGTTCTGTGCCGGAAGCGTGTATTTCTTATGCGGCGTCAGCTCCGGTGGCGCGCGGCGGAATCGGAGGGGACCGAATGAAAGGCGTCGGCGAGCGCGAGGGCGCACATTCCAAGCGCCTATTCGGGACTCCCGTACGACGGCTCCGAATTACGTTCGAAGGTGTGGTGAACAGTAGCGCGACCCTTCATACGGATGACGGAGTTCGCCGAAACACGTGTCGGGATCCTGTGACAGAAGCGTGACCGGCGGAGGATAGGTGACGCTTGGTCGCCGATCGGGCTTCCGCCGCCGGGGCGCGCCGCCTAACGTGGCGGTCATGGCAACCGATCCCCCCTCTGCCGCAGAGCCGCAGGACAGTCCGGACAGCTACGTCGGACTGGAGGTGAGCGAGGCCGAGGAGCGCGCGCGGGAGCACGGCTGGTCGTCGGTGCGCTCGCTGCCGCCCGGCGCGATCATCACCATGGAGTACCTGGTGGGGCGGCTGAACTTCGAGGTCACCGACGGTACGGTGACCCGCGCCTGGAAGGGCTGACCGCCCGGCCGGGACCGGACGCGCCGCCCGCCTCGGCACCGGTGGGCCGGAACACGGGCGGGTGACGCGACAGGACACGTGAAGGCCCCCGGCTCGATGAGCCGGGGGCCTTCACGGTGCGGGGAGAGGCTGTGCGTACCGGCCCCGCGGTGTTCAGTTGCCGGTCAGCGGCCGGGCCGAGGCGGCGGTGGCCGCGCGCGCACGCTCCGGGTGCGGCGGGCGGCGGCTGCCCGCCGGTGTCACCGGGGTGCGCTCCGAACGGGCGGTGTGCGGACCCGGGGCCAGGTGGACGGGGGCTCTGGGCGGACGGGAGGCGACCGTCTCCCGGGCCGGGACCTCGCTGTCCACGGCGGTGGGCCGGGTGGCCATGACCGGGGCGCCGGCCGGCGAGGGAGCGGGTACGGGTGCCGGCACGGGCGCCGTACGGCCGCGACGGTCGCGCCACAGGTCGCGCAGCGAGAAGATCCCGGCCTCGGAGCGGGCGATCAGCGGTTCGCACCAGGGCAGCGCCAGCAGGATCAGCAGACCCGCGGCCCAGCCCAGCAGGACATCGCTCAGCCAGTGCGTACCCAGGTAGACGGTGGTGAGGCCGACCCCGAGCGAGGTCACGGCGGACAGCGCGGAGAGCCAGCGCCTGGCTCTCGGGGTCGACGCCAGATAGGCAAGGATTCCCCAGGTCACGACGGCGTTGGCGGTGTGGCCCGAAGGAAATATATCGCCGCCCAGGCCCATCTCGTTCGAGCCGATGGTGATGGCGTAGTGCGGGCCCAGGCGGCCCATGCCGAGCTTCGCGGCGCCGACCGTGATGTTGAGCAGCAGCAGGGACGCGCCCAGGGTGAGCAGCGGGCGCAGCGTGTGCTGCCGCCAGGAGCGCCAGCCCAGCCACGAGGCGACCATCACGGCGGTGGGGCCGCGCTGGCCGAGCACCACGTAGTAGTCCAGGAACGCGTGGATCTCCGGCCACTGCTGGTACGGCCGGAAGAACATGACCTGCCAGTCGAACCGGACCAGCCACGACGTGATCGCCACGGCCCACACGATCGCCAGGTAGAAGGCCAGGGTCGCCGCGAAGAGGACGACCCTGTGCCGACTCATCCTCGGCACATCGATGTGGGCCGGTCGTTCCGGCTCACGGTCCAGCCGGGCGAAGACCCGGTCCAGACGGGTGAGGTTTCGTTCGGTACGCACTCAATCGACGTTACAGCGAGTGAGCTGCGTTCCAGGCCGATTCACTCGGTTTGTGATGACGATGTGATGTGGGATTCCTCTCAGGATCATGTTCATTTCCAAAGAATCCGCAATCCCCGGCGTGCGGAGCCTTCAATTCCATTGATCCTTTATGGCTTCGCTTTTATGGCACTTATATATTCGTTCACCGGATGATGGTGTGGAATTCTCCGGTCGCTCACCGCCCGCGCGCGGGCGCGCGGCGGGGCCGGTCAGGGAGGTCCCGAGCCGTTCAGCCAGAAGGCCCCGTAGACCGCCGAGGCCACCGCGACACCTCCGAGGACCAGCGCCGACCTGGACGTACGCAGCCGGGCCAGGGCCACCGCGAGAGGGAACAGGAGGGGGAAGGCGGGGAGCAGCAGGCGGGGTTTCGAGCCGAAGTAGCTCGACGCGCACAGGGCGAGCGCGATGACGACGCCGGTGTAGACCAGGAGCGCCGGCGGCTGACCCTGCCGTACGCACGTCACGTAGAGCCACAGGACCAGCGCGACCCCGGCGATCAGTCCGGCACCGGCCAGGGCGCCCGGGAACGAGGTGAACTTCTCGGCCACGAAGCGGCCGAAGGCGTAGCCGCCGTCGAAGCCGTTGCGCCAGCCCGCCTGGACGTCGAGATAGCCGAGCGGGCCCTTGCCGGTGCGGTGCCCCACCCACAGCACGTAACCGGCGGCGCCCAGCGGCGCGATGATCATGGCGAGGGCGCGCCGCCACCGGCGCGCGCCGTCCGTCCGGGGCGCGCTTCCGTCGCGCGGGTGCTCTCCCACGAACGAGGTAATCGCCGCCACCCACAGCGCCGCGACCACCGCGCCCCCCACCGGCCGGGTCAGCCCGGCGAACGCGGCGAGCAGGCCCGCTGTCAGCCAGCGGCCGGTCAGCACCGCGTACAGCGACCACGCGGCGAGAGCCGTGAACAGTGACTCGCTGTACGCCATCGACTGCACGACGCCGACGGGGAGGACGGCCCACACCAGCGCGGCGCACACCCCCGCCCGGCGGCCGTGTACATGATCGGCGACCGCGAAGATCCCCCAGGCCGCGGCGAGCGAGGCCGCCGCCGACACGAGCAGGCCCGCGTCCGGGTACGACAGCGGGGTCACCGCCGAGCCGAGCCGCTCCAGCCAGGGCAGCAGCGGGAAGAACGCGAGGTTCGAATGCACGTCACCGTTCGGGAGGCGGACCTCGTAGCCGTAGCCGAGTTCGGCGACCCGGGTGTACCAGAGCGAGTCCCAGCGCTGCGACAGCAGGCGGTGGGCGCTCCTGCCGTCCGCCGCGCTCCACAGGGCGAGGGTGATGAGCCCCAGGACGCGCACGGCCGCGTACCCGAGGAGGGCGGGTGCGGCGCGGCGCAGGGCACCCGCGAGGGGCGGCGTCGCGCCGGGCGTCTTCGGATCGGTCACGGGCTCGATTATCGGCCGCCCCCGGAACCGGCGGGCCGGGCGGGGGTGTGACGAGCGGTGCGGGCGTGGCGTACGCCACACTCCCGGCCAGGCGAACGTGAGAGGTCCGCCACGTGTCATCGGCGAGAACTCGCGTACGCTGACGGCTCACTCGCCTTTGTTGCGTGGGCCCGGGATTCCGCTCTTCGGGCCGCAGCCCCCAGGGAGTCCCCACCCTGCGGATCCGCCGGACGCGAGGGAATCTCTGGAGGTACGTACATGTCCGGGACGACCACGGCCGCTGCGCGATGCCGTCGGGAGACCGGGGCCGGTGCCAACCGCTGGGTCGTCCTTGTCGTCCTGTGCGTCAGCCTGCTGCTGGTCGCCCTCGACGCCACCGTGCTCCATGTCGCGGTGCCCGCCGTCACCGAGGACCTGAAGCCCGGCGCGATAGAACTGCTCTGGATCGTAGACATCTACCCGCTCGTCTGCGCCTCGCTCCTCATCCTCTTCGGCACGCTCGGTGACCGCGTCGGCCGCCGGCGGATCCTCCTCCTGGGCTACGCCCTGTTCGGCGTCGCCTCCGGCATCGCGGCCTTCTCCGGGAACGCACAGCTCCTGATAGGCGCCCGCGCCCTGCTCGGCGTCGGCGGCGCGATGATCATGCCCGCCACGCTGTCGATCCTGCGCCAGGTCTTCCCCGACCGGCGCGAGCGGGCGCTCGCGATCGGCATCTGGAGCGCCGTCGCCGCCGTCGGCGCGGCGGTCGGGCCGCTGCTCGGCGGCTTCCTCCTCGAACACTTCTGGTGGGGATCGGTCTTCCTCGTCAACATCCCGCTGATGATCATCAGCCTGCCGGTCGGACGGCTGCTGCTGCCCGAGTCCCGCGGTGACCGCGACGGTCCCTGGGACGTGGTGGGGGCGCTCATGGCCGCCGCCGGTCTGTTCGGACTCGTCCTCGGTGTGAAGCGCCTCGGCGGCGGCGAGGCGCCCCTCAGCCCCTTCACCCTCGCGCCGCTCCTCCTCGGCGCGGTGCTGATGGCCCTCTTCGTGCGGCGGCAGCGGCGGCGCGCGCATCCGCTGGTGGACCTGCGCATGTTCGCGCGTCCCGCCTTCAGCACCTCGGTCGGATGCATCGTCCTCGCCATGCTCGCCCTCGTGGGGCTCGAACTGATCGCCGCGCAGTACCTGCAACTGGTGCTCGGCCTGTCACCGCTCCAGACGGGGCTGCGGCTGCTGCCCCTCACCGTCGCGGCGATGGCCGCCGGGCTCGCGGGGGCGAAACTGCTGCGGCGGTTCGGGCCGCGCGCGATGGTCTGCTTCGGGTTCTGTCTCACCGCGGCCGCCGTGGTCACGCTCACCGCGATGGGCGGGCACGACAACACCGGGCTGCTGCTCTTCGGCTTCGTGCTGCTCGGCTTCGGTCTGGAGACCACGCTCTTCGGGGCGTACGAGTCCATGCTGAGCGAGGCGCCGCAGGCCCAGTCGGGCGGCGCGGCGGCGATCGGCGAGACCTCGTACCAACTGGGCGCCGGGCTGGGGATCGCACTGCTGGGCAGTGTGATGAACGCGGCGTACACGCCGGGACTGTCGTCCGTCCCCGGGGTCCCGGCCGCCGATTCCACGGCGGCGGGCCATTCGCTGGGCGAGGCGTACCAGGTCGCGGACCGGCTCGGAGGCGCTTCCGGCGGCGCCCTGCGGCAGGCCGCCCGTGACTCCTTCGTGCACGGACTGCATGTGACGCTGCTGGTGAGCGCGGGTCTGTTGCTGCTGGGCGCCGTGATGGCGCTGCGGCTGCCGCGGGTCATGGACTGCGGGGCACCCACGACGGACTCCGCCCCTGGCGCGTACTCCGGCCGGGCCGAGAACGCCGGACCCGCCGAGGACGGCTCCGGCACGGACTCCGCCCCGGGCCCGGCAGGAATCCCGTCCCCCCGGGACATCACCGGGACCCGGGTCTCCGCCTAGAGACCCCGGGGTGCGCCAGGGGGACTCCGGGTCTCTGCCCGGGACCAGGGGCGGCGGCATGATCCGTGCGAGAGCCGCCGGGTCTCCCTGGACTTGCGGGACACTGCGTCGTAACGTCGGGCCGAGATCCTTAACTAGCGGTGCTAGTTATCAACCTGCCGGAGGCTGTCGTATGTCCGCGTCCTCGAAGCTGCCGCCCTTCGACCCCGCCGATCCGCTCGGCATCGACGACCTGCTGGACGCGGAGGACCTCGCGATCCGCGACACCGTGCGGACCTGGGCCGCGGACCGGGTGCTGCCGTATGTCGCCGACTGGTACGAGAAGGGCGAGCTGCCCGGCATCCGGGAACTGGCACGGGAACTCGGCGGAATCGGCGCGCTCGGCATGTCACTCCAGGGATACGGGTGCGCGGGGGCCAGCGCCGTGCAGTACGGCCTCGCCTGCCTGGAGCTCGAAGCCGCCGACTCCGGGATCCGTTCGCTCGTCTCGGTCCAGGGCTCCCTCGCCATGTACGCCATCCACCGCTTCGGCAGCGAGGAGCAGAAGCTGGCCTGGCTGCCGGGCATGGCCTCCGGCGAGATCATCGGCTGCTTCGGACTGACCGAGCCCGACCACGGCTCCGACCCCGGTTCCATGCGCACGCACGCCAAGCGCGACGGCGGGGACTGGGTCCTCAACGGGCGCAAGATGTGGATCACCAACGGTTCCGTCGCCGGGGTCGCCGTCGTCTGGGCGCAGACCGACGACGGCATCCG
This genomic interval carries:
- a CDS encoding I78 family peptidase inhibitor encodes the protein MATDPPSAAEPQDSPDSYVGLEVSEAEERAREHGWSSVRSLPPGAIITMEYLVGRLNFEVTDGTVTRAWKG
- a CDS encoding glycosyltransferase family 39 protein — its product is MTDPKTPGATPPLAGALRRAAPALLGYAAVRVLGLITLALWSAADGRSAHRLLSQRWDSLWYTRVAELGYGYEVRLPNGDVHSNLAFFPLLPWLERLGSAVTPLSYPDAGLLVSAAASLAAAWGIFAVADHVHGRRAGVCAALVWAVLPVGVVQSMAYSESLFTALAAWSLYAVLTGRWLTAGLLAAFAGLTRPVGGAVVAALWVAAITSFVGEHPRDGSAPRTDGARRWRRALAMIIAPLGAAGYVLWVGHRTGKGPLGYLDVQAGWRNGFDGGYAFGRFVAEKFTSFPGALAGAGLIAGVALVLWLYVTCVRQGQPPALLVYTGVVIALALCASSYFGSKPRLLLPAFPLLFPLAVALARLRTSRSALVLGGVAVASAVYGAFWLNGSGPP
- a CDS encoding MFS transporter codes for the protein MSGTTTAAARCRRETGAGANRWVVLVVLCVSLLLVALDATVLHVAVPAVTEDLKPGAIELLWIVDIYPLVCASLLILFGTLGDRVGRRRILLLGYALFGVASGIAAFSGNAQLLIGARALLGVGGAMIMPATLSILRQVFPDRRERALAIGIWSAVAAVGAAVGPLLGGFLLEHFWWGSVFLVNIPLMIISLPVGRLLLPESRGDRDGPWDVVGALMAAAGLFGLVLGVKRLGGGEAPLSPFTLAPLLLGAVLMALFVRRQRRRAHPLVDLRMFARPAFSTSVGCIVLAMLALVGLELIAAQYLQLVLGLSPLQTGLRLLPLTVAAMAAGLAGAKLLRRFGPRAMVCFGFCLTAAAVVTLTAMGGHDNTGLLLFGFVLLGFGLETTLFGAYESMLSEAPQAQSGGAAAIGETSYQLGAGLGIALLGSVMNAAYTPGLSSVPGVPAADSTAAGHSLGEAYQVADRLGGASGGALRQAARDSFVHGLHVTLLVSAGLLLLGAVMALRLPRVMDCGAPTTDSAPGAYSGRAENAGPAEDGSGTDSAPGPAGIPSPRDITGTRVSA
- a CDS encoding phosphatase PAP2 family protein yields the protein MRTERNLTRLDRVFARLDREPERPAHIDVPRMSRHRVVLFAATLAFYLAIVWAVAITSWLVRFDWQVMFFRPYQQWPEIHAFLDYYVVLGQRGPTAVMVASWLGWRSWRQHTLRPLLTLGASLLLLNITVGAAKLGMGRLGPHYAITIGSNEMGLGGDIFPSGHTANAVVTWGILAYLASTPRARRWLSALSAVTSLGVGLTTVYLGTHWLSDVLLGWAAGLLILLALPWCEPLIARSEAGIFSLRDLWRDRRGRTAPVPAPVPAPSPAGAPVMATRPTAVDSEVPARETVASRPPRAPVHLAPGPHTARSERTPVTPAGSRRPPHPERARAATAASARPLTGN